The genomic window ACCGCGGCGGTTCTGGCAGAGCTCCATGATCGAGCCGATGAACTCGCTCGGTGCGAGGATCGTCGCCCGCACGACCGGCTCGAAGACCTCGTCGATCTTGCCCTCGGGGAACTCGCTCGGGTTGGTGACGACGTGCTCGCTGCCGTCCTCCATGACCACCCGGTAGACCACGTTCGGCGCGGTCGCGATCAGGTCGAGGCCGAACTCGCGCTCCAGCCGCTCGCGGATCACGTCGAGGTGGAGCAGGCCGAGGAAGCCGACGCGGAAGCCGAAGCCGAGGGCGGCGCTGGTCTCCGGTTCGTAGACGAGGGCGGCGTCGTTGAGCTGGAGCTTGTCGAGGGCGTCGCGCAGCTCCGGGTAGTCCGAGCCGTCCAGCGGGTAGAGGCCGGAGAACACCATCGGCTTGGGGTCCTTGTAGCCGCCGAGGGCCTCGGTGGCGCCCTTGTGCAGGGTCGTGATGGTGTCACCGACCTTGGACTGGCGGACGTCCTTCACACCGGTGATCAGGTAGCCGACCTCGCCGACGCCGAGACCGTCGGCCGGAAGCATCTCCGGGGAGTTGGTGCCGATCTCCAGCAGCTCGTGCGTGGCGCCGGTGGACATCATCCTGATGCGCTCGCGCTTGTTCAGCTGGCCGTCGATGACTCGGACGTACGTGACGACGCCGCGGTAGGAGTCGTAGACGGAGTCGAAGATCATCGCGCGGGCGGGGGCGTCCTTGACGCCGACCGGGGCGGGAACGTCCTGGACGACGCGGTCGAGCAGCGCCTCCACCCCCAGGCCCGTCTTGGCCGAGACCTTGAGCACGTCGGAGGGGTCGCAGCCGATGAGGTTCGCGAGCTCCTCGGAGAACTTCTCGGGCTGCGCGGCCGGCAGGTCGATCTTGTTGAGGACCGGGACGATGGTGAGGTCGTTCTCCATCGCGAGATAGAGGTTGGCCAGCGTCTGCGCCTCGATGCCCTGGGCGGCGTCCACCAGCAGGACCGTGCCCTCGCAGGCGGCGAGCGACCGCGACACCTCGTAGGTGAAGTCGACGTGCCCCGGGGTGTCGATCATGTTGAGGATGTGGGTGCTGCCCTGGCCCTCGCCCGTGATGGGCGCCCACGGCAGACGAACCGCCTGGGACTTGATCGTGATGCCGCGCTCACGCTCGATGTCCATACGGTCGAGGTACTGAGCGCGCATCTGCCGCTGCTCGACCACACCGGTCAGCTGGAGCATCCGGTCGGCGAGCGTGGACTTGCCGTGGTCGATGTGCGCGATGATGCAGAAGTTGCGGATCAGCGCCGGGTCGGTACGGCTCGGCTCGGGCACATGCATAGGGGTCGCGGGCACGCAGGGTCCTGATTCTTGAGCGCCGAGCGCTCGTGTCTCGGGTCGATGTCGGACGTGTCGGATCGATACGCAGCATCCATGGTCCCACGGCTGCGGGGCTGCGCCCGGTTTGGGCCGGTCGCACGGCGGCTGGTAGCCTGGGCAGCTGTGTCTCTTGCCCTCTCAGCCTGAGACACACCCCTGGAAATACATCGAACCTGAAAAGGCTCTTTCGTGGCGAACATCAAGTCCCAGATCAAGCGGAACAAGACGAACGAGAAGGCGCGCCTGCGCAACAAGGCCGTCAAGTCCTCGCTCAAGACCGCGATCCGCAAGGCCCGTGAGGCTGCCGCCGCCGGTGACGTCGAGAAGGCCACCGTGGCCGCTCGTGAGGCGTCCCGCAAGCTCGACAAGGCTGTCTCGAAGGGTGTCATCCACAAGAACGCCGCCGCCAACAAGAAGTCGGCGCTGGCGTCCAAGGTTGCCTCCCTCCAGGGCTGAGCACTCCTTGACGTACCCCCGGCAGAAACCCCTCTCGGGGTGACACGCCGGACGACTTGATCGCCGGAACGGACCAGGCGGGCCCTCTCATCCGCCCCTGACCGGCACCCCGGGTCTGCACGCGGCCTGCGTTCGCCACGCGGGTGTGGACCCCCCGGCTTGACCCGAAGGCCCCGCCTCCCCGTCCTTCCCCAGGACGTCGGGCGGGGCCTTCGGCGTGCACGGAGCCGTGTACCGGGCCGAGCCGCGTACTGAGCTGAGCTGAGCTGAGCGGTGCACGGAGCCCGGGGACCGGCCCCGGCCGCGGGCGCACGCCTGGCGGCGGCACGGACGCCCGTGAGCTGGAGCAGCAGGGCGAGGAACGCCGGGCGGCGGGGCACAGCGCGGACTCGTTGAGCGCCACGGCGACAGGGCCGCCGCACTCCCCGCGGGCCAGCAGCAGGGCGTTCTGCCGCGGCACCTGAAGAGCCCGCGCCGCAGCCCACCCCTCGGGGCCCGATCCGAATGGCGGGGCCAGGGGGACTTCGAAGACACGGCCTAGCGTTGGCCGTGTCGGGAGCGGGCCGCGCGGGCAATCGTGACCACGGCCTTCTCCAGCGCGTACTCCGGATCGTCCCCGCCGCCCTTGACGCCCGCGTCCGCCTCGGCCACCGCCCGCAGGGCGATCGCTACCGCGTCCGGCGTCCAGCCGCGCATCTGCTGCCGCACCCGATCGATCTTCCACGGCGGCATGCCCAGCTCCCGCGCAAGATCGGCGGGCCGCCCGCCCCGTGCGGAGGAGAGCTTGCCGATCGCCCGCACCCCCTGCGCCAGCGCGCTGGTGATCAGCACCGGAGCCACGCCCGTCGACAGGGACCACCGCAGCGCCTCCAGCGCCTCCGCCGTACGCCCCTCCACCGCCCGGTCGGCGACGGTGAAGCTGGAGGCTTCCGCGCGCCCCGTGTAGTACCGCCCGACGACCGCCTCGTCGATCGTCCCGTCCACGTCCGCGACCAGCTGCGACACCGCGCTCGCCAGCTCCCGCAGATCGCTGCCGATGGAGTCGACCAGCGCCTGGCACGCTTCCGGCGTCGCCGACCGCCCCAGTGCCCGGAACTCGGACCGCACGAACGTCAGCCGCTCAGCCGGCTTCGTCGTCTTGGGGCACGCCACCTCACGCGCGCCCGCCTTGCGCGCCGCGTCCAGCAGGCCCTTCCCCTTCGCCCCGCCGGCGTGCAGCAGGACCAGGGTGATCTCTTCGGCGGGCGCTTCGACGTACGCCTTGATGTCCTTGACCGTGTCGGCGGACAGGTCCTGAGCGTTCCGCACCACGACGACCTTGCGCTCCGCGAAGAGCGACGGGCTCGTCAGCTCGGCGAGCGTGCCGGGCTGGAGCTGGTCCGGGGTGAGGTCGCGCACGTCCGTGTCCGCGTCCACAGCCCTTGCCGCCTCCACGACCTGCCGCACGGCGCGGTCCAGCAGCAGATCCTCCTGACCCACGGCGAGCGTGACAGGGGTGAGGGGGTCGTCGTTCGTGTTCTTCCTGGTGGCCATCGCGGTCCAGCATCGCACGGGGCACTGACACCGGCTGCACCCCCACGGGGAGAGCTACGGCTTCTCCCGCCAGCCGTCCCAGTCCGCGACGAACTCGTCCAGCTCGGCCGCGTCCAGCCGGCTCTCCGGGTCCTCGAGGACCACCAGCCACTGGGCGTCCTCGGCGTCGTCCTCACCCGCCAGGGCATCCCGGACCAGCTGAGGCTCGCCGACCACGCCGAAGCGGTCCCCCACGGTCTCGGCCACCTCCTCCGCGGCCTCGCGGTCGGGCAGCACCAGCACATGTCTCACATCGTCCACCGCCATATTGTGCCGTCGTCCGCGCCCCTCTCAGGCGCCGGGCCGGCGGACCTCCGGAACCCGGTCGAGCACCACTCCGAAGTGGTCCCGGTACGCGGCCAGCACCTCCGCGTCGTCTCCGAGCTGCCGCTCCTTCCGCTCCCCCTGCACCGTCGTGACCAGCTTCCGCCCGGTGAGGGTGACCCTGCCCTCCTCGGTGAGCCGGGAGCAGACGAGGGACTGGGTGAAGTGGGACGCGGGCGACGTGCGGTGGTACCAGGCACCGGCCTCGAAGTCCGCCAGCACCCGCGGCCGCAGCTCCATCCGGAACTGCGGCTTGCCGTCCCGCAGCACGTCGACATCGCCGCCGGGCGCCTCGGCCAGCCGGAACGTACCCGCCGGGTCGCTCTGCTCGCCCCTCTCCTCCAGCAGGAGAGGACGGTGGCTGTGGTCGCCGAATCCCACATCCGCCAGCCAGGGCCCGGTGCCGTCCACGGTCTCCACCCGCAGGGTGAGGTGGTCGTACGGGATGCCGAGCCGGCCGTCCTCCCCGAACACCCGGCCCTGGAGCAGGGTGACGCGGAAGCCCAGCGCGCGCAGCAACGCCGCGAACGCCCCGTTGAGTTCGTAGCAGAACCCGCCGCGGCGGGCCTCCACGATCTTGTCGAGCAGCGGCTTGTCCTCCAGGACCAGGTTCTCGCCCAGATGGATCGAGAGATTCTCGAACGGAACGGACCGCAGATGCCGAAGCTGGAGCTCGCGCAGTGCCTCGGCGTCCGCCCGCTGGGGGCGCGCTGCTCCGATACGGCGGAGATAGGCGTCGATGAACTCGGCCTGACCGGGCGCCGACGGCTGCGATGTGGTGTCCATGGATGCAGTTTCGCCGTGGACTGCCCGCCCGCGCCATGCGCCGACGGTCCTGGTCCCGTGGACGGAGGAACCTCCGCCCGCTGTCCGGATCCGCCCCTGTGCGGCATCCTCCTGTCCGGCATTCCCGCCCTGCGGTCAGCGGCTCAGCTCGGCTGGGCTGCGCCCCGTGGTACGGCCTGCAGCTGATCGCCCGCTCCCGTCACGGCGACTGCCCCGTCCCTGTCCGTACGGAGCACCGCCGCGCCCTGAGCCCGCAGCGCGTCGATGGCGCGGGCCGACGGATGGCCGTAGGGGTTGTCGCGACCGCAGGAGATCAGGGCGAGCCGTGGCCGGGCACCGGCCAGCAGGCCCGGGTGCTGGAACGGCGAGCCGTGGTGGGCGACCTTGAGGACGTCCACCGGCGGGAGCGCCGGGTGGGCCCGTATGAGCCCCTGCTGGGCCGGAGGTTCGAGATCTCCGAGTAGGAGCAGCGAAGGGCCGCCGGTGACCCGGACGAACAGCACGACACTCGCGTCGTTCGGCCCCTCCGGCGGCGGCCCGGGCCCCGCCGCCGGCCACAGGACCCGCCAGTCGAGCCGCCCCGCCCTGCGGCGCTCCCCCGCCGCCGCACGGATCACCGGTACCCCGGCCGCCACCGCCGTGCGCCGCACGAACGCCGCTTGCTCGGGCGGCTCTTCGAGCGTCGTCGTCTGGACCGCGCCGACGGTCCTGCCGCGCAGCACGCCGGACAGCCCGGCGACATGGTCGGCGTGAAAGTGCGTCAGCAGCAGGAGGGGGATCCGGCTGACGCCGAGCTCACGCAGGCACCGGTCGGTGAGCACCGGGTCGGGTCCGGCGTCCACGACCACCGCCGTGTCGTCCCCGGCCGCGAGCACGGTGGCATCGCCCTGGCCCACATCGCACATCGCGAACGCCCAACCCGGTGGCGGCCATCCGGTGACGGCCCTGGTGAGCGGCGCGGGGCGCACCACGGCCAGCACGAGCAGCAGGGCACAGGCGGCGGCTGGCCAGGGCTGCCGCACCACCCTGCGGCCGACCAGGACCACCAGAGCGGTGACCGTGGCGAGCAGCAGCCCGCCGCGCCAGCCGCCCGGCCAGTCGGTCTGCGCCCCTGGAAGCGCGGCTCCGGTGCGGGCCACGCCGGCGATCCATTCCGCGGGCCAGCCCGCGCACCTGGCCAGCATCTCCGCCACCGGTATCGCCACCGGCGCCATGGCGAGCGCCGCGAAGCCCAGCACCGTGGCGGGCGCGACCGCGAGCTCGGCGAACAGGTTGCAGGGGACCGCGACCAGGCTGACCCGTGCCGCGAACACGGCCACCACCGGAGCACACACCGCCTGCGCCGCGGCGGCGGCAGCCAGTGCCTCGGCGAGCCGCCCCGGCACACCGTGCCTTTGCAGCGCCTCGCTCCAGCGCGGCGCGATGGTCAGCAGGGCACCGGTGGCCAGCACCGACAGCAGGAATCCGTAGGCAACGGCCAGCCGTGGGTCGTACAGGACGAGCAGCAGCACGGCTCCCGCCAACGCCGGGATCAGCGATCTGCGGCGGCCGGTACCGATGGCGAGCAAGGTGATCAGCCCGCAGGCCGCCGCCCGCATCACGCTCGGATCGGGACGGCACACCACCACGAACGCGAGCGTGAGTCCCCCGCCGAGCAGTGCCGTCGCACGGAGCGAAATGCCCAGCCTCGGCGCCAGCCCTCCCCGCTCCGCGCGCAGCGCCAGGCCGGGAGGCCCGACGAGCAGGAACAGCACGACCGTCAGGTTGCTGCCGGAGACAGCCAGGAGATGGGTCAGGTCGGTCGCCTCGAACGCGTCGTACAGCTCGGGGTCGATCCGGGACGTGTCGCCGACGACGAGTCCGGGGAGCAGGGCGCGAGCGTCCGCATCCAGGCCGTCGGTGGCGCGGCGCAGCCCGGCACGCAGGTCCCCGGCGGTCCGCTGCACTGCGGTCGGCGGTCCGGTGATCCGAGGCGGCCCGGCGCCCCGGGCCTTGAGGACCGCGGCGAATCTGGCGTCGCCCTGAAGCGGCGGCTCGGAGCGGACAGCCAGCAGCAGCCGTGTCGACGGCAGCAGCCGCATCCATTCCCCCGTCGCGGCACCCGGTCTGGCGATCACCAGGACCGGCGCCCGTGTGGCCACCGTGGCCCCGTCGGGCGTCGTCACCCGGGTGACCTCCGCCTGCAGCGCGACCGCGGTTCCCGTCAGATGTGCTCCCCTGACCCGCGGCCGGATCGGGCGCGGGTCGCCCGTGACCGTCAACTCCACCGTGATGCGCCCGTACCGGCGTGCTGCTTCCGGCACCGGCCCCCGGTACAGATCCGCCGCACACAGTCCCCCGGCGGCCGCTCCCGCGGCGGCGCAGAGCAGCACGGCGGCGACCGCGACCCGATTCGCGGAGCCCGGTCGTGTCCTCCGCCGCGCGGCGCGCACCAGCAGGGGTGCCAGCAGCACAGCGGCGCCGACGAGGCAGACCGTGACCACCGTGGCCGGCCAGGGCGGCCGGACGAAGAAGGCAAGGGCTGCCGCGCCCCACGCCGCCAGCGCGGGCAGGACCAGACGGAGGTCGACCGGGCCTTCCTGCCGTGGGTCGGACGCGCCCGGCCGATGGCGGGTCACCGGGTGAACCGCGCGGCGCGTCATGGCCGTACCAGGGACTGGAGGTCCGCGAATCGGCGATCACCGATCCCGTTGACCTCGCGGAGTTCGTCCACGGACCGGAAACCGCCGTGCTCGGTCCGGTAATCGACGATGTGCTGGGCCAGCACCGGGCCGACTCCGGGCAGCGTGTCGAGCTGCTCGGCGGTCGCGGTGTTCAGGCTGACCGGCCCGGGGGCCTGGCCCGGCCCGGCTCCCCCGGCCTGTCCCGGGACGCCGGCTCCGGGTGGCGCGGCCACGCCCACCACCACCTGCTCGCCGTCCATGAGCACCCGCGCCCGGTTGAGCCCGGTGATGTCCGTGCCCGCTCTGACCCCGCCCGCCGCGCGGAGTGCGTCGGCGACCCGTGAACCGGCCGGCAGCCGGAGGACGCCCGGACGCCGTACCTTGCCGCTGACGTCGACGACGATCCTGGCGCCTGCCGGGGCCTCGGGCGGCTGCCCGGGAGAGGACTCCGGCTCTGGCCCGGCAGGGACGGACGCGGCGGGACGGCTCTCCCGGACCAGCTGCGGCGCACGCACCGGCTCCGGGCGCCCGGTCCAGAAGTGCTGCACGGCGAACCCGACGCCCACCACGAGCACGACCGCCAGCGCCGCCAGTGTCCTCGCCTCCAGCCCGCATCTGAGCTGGATCCACAGCGGCAGCCGCTCCCGCAGCGCGATCCGCCCGCGCTCCCGCGCCGACAGCTCGGGCGTGGACGGCAGAGGCTCCGAAGCCCCAGGCGTGAGGACGCGTAACCCGCCCCGCCCGGACGCGCGCCCTGCCGCCGCGTCGGCCGAGGCCAGGGCCACCGTCCGATGGGCGGCCGGCCGACGGACAACGGGACGACGGACAGCAGACCGACGAGCAGGGGGCGGATGGGCAGCCGGCCGTAGAGCCACCCGTCTCGACCGGACCGCCGGCCCGCCCGGCGGTCCGGGTAAGCCCCGCACATCCGGTACGCCCTGGCCATCCTGTGCGTCCGGTGTGTGCGGTGCATCCGGCGGGCCTGGGGCCGTCAGCGGCTCGGCCCCCGGGCCGACCGCCTCCCCCGACCGCTGGAACAGCGCGTCTGCGCGCCCACGCAGAGACGGCACCGACGGAGGCCCAGGAGGCGGCCCCGGCAGGGGCGAGGTGAGGGATCCGGATCCCAGGCGTCTGGCGCGCAGCCGCCGTCGGCTGTCGCGGGCACGGCCGTCCGAGGCCGGGGCTCGGCCCGGCCCGCTCGTCGCGGAGTGTGATCGATGAGTCATGCCACAGGACGTTAGGCACATCCGCCCGAGCTCGCCGAGAAGGCCCGATTCCGGTGGATGGAGGGCCTGTTGTGGATAACTCTGTCACCCGCAGGAGCGGTTCCTCACAGGGCGACGACGGTGCGACCGACCCCAGAGGAGGTGGCGGCCCGGCTCACCGGGGCGAGACCACGGCCCCGAGCAGTCCTGGCCCCGTATGCGCCCCGATCACCGCGCCGACTTCGCTGACGTGCAGGTCGGCGAGGTTGGGCACGCGCTCGCGCAGTCGCTCCGCCAGGGTCGACGCCCTTTCCGGGGCCGCGAGATGGTGCACCGCGATGTCGACCCGGCCGGTGCCCGCGCGTTCGGCGACGATCTCCTCCAGCCGGGCGATCGCCTTCGATGCCGTGCGGACCTTCTCCAGCAGTTCGATCCGGCCGCCGTCCAGTTGCAGGAGCGGCTTCACCGCGAGCGCCGAACCGAGCAGGGCCTGTGCCGCACCGATGCGGCCGCCGCGGCGCAGATAGTCGAGGGTGTCGACGTAGAAGTAGGCGGAGGTCGCGGCTGCCCGCTTCTCGGCCGCGGTCACTGCCTCGTCCAGCGTGCCGCCGGAGTCCGCCGACTCCGCCGCTGCGAGCGCGCAGAAGCCCAGGGCCATCGCGACCATTCCGGTGTCCACGACCCGCACCGGAACGGGCGCCTCACGCGCCGCCAGTGTCGCCGCGTCGTAGGTGCCGGAGAACTCGGAGGACAGGTGCAGGGAGACGATGCCCGTCGCTCCCGCCTCCGCCGTGGCCCGGTAGGCCGCGGCGAACGTCTCCGGGCTCGGCCGGGATGTCGTCACGGAGCGCCGCTTCTGCAGGGCGACGGCGAGCGAGCGGGCGGAGATCTCGGTGCCCTCCTCGAGGGCCTGGTCGCCGATTACGACGGTCAGTGGCACCGCGGTGATGCCATGCCGCTCCATCGTCTGTGGCGGCAAGTAGGCCGTGGAATCGGTGACGATCGCGACATGGCGGGACATGAGCGGGAGGTTACCCGCAGGCGACCCCGCACGGCAGCCCGACCCCGCCCAGGTGATCGGTTCCGGTCGGTGCGGGCCTCGGCGCGAGGTCGGCCCGCACGGGTCGCGAAGCCCCGCTCAGCACCTGCTCACTCCCCTGCTGCATACCCCGGTCCGCTGTCGGCACGCATTCCGTTTCCGCTGCTCGCACCGCCCGCCGAACCGCCTCGACGCGTCCCTCGTACCGTCCGGCCTTGCCGCTAGTTCGATGTCTCCGGGCGTGCCGTCTTCTGCCAGGAGTAGGTCGTCGGCTGCCGGGGATCGCGTGCCGTGATCGCCTGCGGCGGCGCCTCCCCGGCGTCGGGCTGAGCCGCAGGCTCGGCGGCCCCCGTGGCCCCCGTGGCCCCTGCAGCCCAGTCCGGCTCCGCCCGGGACCAGTCCCGCAGCGCGCCCGCCTCCACGTCGATCTGCGCGCTCAGCGCCGACAGATCGTCCTCCGCGAAGGCCCGCGCGCGGTCCCTGGCCGCCCACCGCAGCGAGTCGGCGGCGTGCGTGATCCGCTCGACCCGCTCGCGCAGGTCCGGCAGCCGCTCCGTCACCTGGTGCCGGTCGGGCTCGCGCTCCAGTCGCCTCAGCTCGTCGTCCAGCTCCCGCCCGTGCACGCTCAGCCGCTCGAAGAGGCCGAGCGACTCCTTCAGCGACGCGTCCTCGGCGACACCGGCCTGCAGTGCGTCCTGCGTGGCCTTCATCGAGGTGCGCAGCCGGAGGCGCAGCTGTGCCAGCTCACCGGCAACACCGACCTGCCCGAGGCTCTTCGCCCGCAGCGTCGTGTCCTCGACCGTGCGCCGGGCCTGGCTGATCGTGCGGTCCATTCCGCGCTTCGCCGCGCCGACCGCCTTGACGCTCACGTACACCCCGAGCGCCACGAAGGCGACGAAGAGCAGCGCCAGGATGAGGATTACGTCTTCCATGGGGCGCCCTCCGGACTAGCGGGCCTGCTGCCCGTGCAGTGTGTTCCTCCACGGTAAACGCAGTGGGCAGGCCGAGGGTTCCAGCGGAACCCCCAACCTGCCCGTAGGGGAACCCCCCAGCGGCGGCCGTCACCGGCCGTGACCACTACACGGGGACGATGTTCACCAGCTTCGGCGCCCGCACGATCACCTTGCGGATCCCCGCGCCGCCCAGCGCCGAGACGACCGTCGCGTCGCCCAGCGCCAGCGCCTCCAGGTCGGCGTCCGTGATCGACGGCGAGACCTCCAGCCGCGCCCTGACCTTGCCCTTGATCTGCACGACGCAGGTCACGGTCTCGTCCACGACGTAGGCCGGGTCGGCGACCGGGAAGTCCTGGTGCACCACGGAGTCCGTGTGTCCCAGCAGGCGCCACAGCTCCTCGGCGATGTGCGGGGCCAGCGGTGCGATCAGCAGGACCAGCTGCTCCGCGACCGACCGCGCCACGGGGCCGCCCGCCTTGGTCAGGTGGTTGTTCAGCTCGGTGATCTTGGCAATGGCGGTGTTGAACCGCATCGCCGCCATGTCCTGGCCGACGCCGTCGATGGCCTTGTGCAGGGCGCGCAGGGTCGCCTCGTCCGGCTCGGCGTCCACGACGGTGACCTCACCGGTCGTCTCGTCGACGACGTTGCGCCACAGGCGCTGCAGCAGGCGGTACTGGCCGACGACAGCGCGCGTGTCCCACGGCCGCGAGACGTCCAGCGGGCCCATCGCCATCTCGTACAGGCGCAACGTGTCCGCACCGTACTCGGCGGCGATCTCGTCCGGAGTGACCGCGTTCTTCAGGGACTTGCCCATCTTGCCCAGCTCGCGCTTGACCGGCTCGCCGTCGAAGAAGAACTTGCCGTCCCGCTCCTCGGCCTCGGCCGCCGGCACCGGGAAGCCGCGGTCGTCCCGGTAGACGTACGCCTGGATCATGCCCTGGTTGAACAGCTTGTGGAACGGCTCGGCGGAGGAGACGTACCCCAGGTCGAACAGCACCTTGGACCAGAAGCGGGCGTACAGCAGGTGCAGTACGGCGTGCTCGGCGCCGCCCACGTACAGGTCCACACCGCCGTGCGGCTGGCCCTCGCGCGGACCCATCCAGTACCGCTCGATCTCGGGGTCGACCAGCTTGCCGGCGTTGTGCGGGTCCAGGTAGCGCAGCTCGTACCAGCACGAACCGGCCCAGTTCGGCATGGTGTTGGTCTCGCGGCGGTACGTCTTCGGACCGTCGCCCAGGTCCAGCTCGACGTTCACCCACTGCTCGTTGCGCGACAGCGGGGTCTCGGGCTGGGTGTCGGCGTCGTCGGGGTCGAAGGTGCGCGGCGAGTAGTCGTCGACCTCCGGCAGCTCCAGCGGCAGCATCGACTCGGGCAGCGCGTGGGCGATGCCGTCCTCGTCGTAGACGATCGGGAAGGGCTCGCCCCAGTAGCGCTGCCGGCTGAACAGCCAGTCGCGCAGCCGGAAGTTGATGGTCCCCTCGCCGATGCCGCGCTCGGTCAGCCACTCGATGATCTTCGACTTGGCCTCGGCGACACCCAGGCCGTTCAGCGAGATCTCGTCGTTCGCCGAGTTGATCGCAGGTCCCTGGCCGGTGTACGCCTCGCCCTCCCAGCCCTCCGGCGGCTGGACTGTGCGGACGACGGGCAGGCCGAAGGCCTCGGCGAACTCCCAGTCGCGCTCGTCCTGGCCGGGGACGGCCATGATCGCGCCGGTGCCGTAGCCCATCAGGACGTAGTCGGCGACGAAGACCGGGACGCGGGCGCCGGTGACGGGGTTCAGGGCG from Streptomyces formicae includes these protein-coding regions:
- the leuS gene encoding leucine--tRNA ligase — encoded protein: MSETNSSPVAFGTGGAPTAEVAAPHRYTAAMAADIEARWQDFWDADGTYEAPNPSGDLAGDQAVVARPKKFIMDMFPYPSGAGLHVGHPLGYIATDVYARHQRMTGHNVLHTLGFDAFGLPAEQYAVQTGTHPRVSTEANIENMKVQLRRLGLGHDKRRSFATIDPDYYKWTQWIFLQIFNSWYDKAAEKARPIADLVAQFESGERATPSGRPWDELSAVERADVLSEYRLAYASDAPVNWCPGLGTVLANEEVTADGRSERGNFPVFKANLRQWNMRITAYADRLLDDLDALDWPEAIKLQQRNWIGRSEGARVDFLVDGHDGERITVFTTRPDTLFGATYMVLAPEHDLIDAILPAEWPQEAQGKDAWTAGAATPAEAVAAYRKQAQTKSDVERQTEHKDKTGVFSGAYALNPVTGARVPVFVADYVLMGYGTGAIMAVPGQDERDWEFAEAFGLPVVRTVQPPEGWEGEAYTGQGPAINSANDEISLNGLGVAEAKSKIIEWLTERGIGEGTINFRLRDWLFSRQRYWGEPFPIVYDEDGIAHALPESMLPLELPEVDDYSPRTFDPDDADTQPETPLSRNEQWVNVELDLGDGPKTYRRETNTMPNWAGSCWYELRYLDPHNAGKLVDPEIERYWMGPREGQPHGGVDLYVGGAEHAVLHLLYARFWSKVLFDLGYVSSAEPFHKLFNQGMIQAYVYRDDRGFPVPAAEAEERDGKFFFDGEPVKRELGKMGKSLKNAVTPDEIAAEYGADTLRLYEMAMGPLDVSRPWDTRAVVGQYRLLQRLWRNVVDETTGEVTVVDAEPDEATLRALHKAIDGVGQDMAAMRFNTAIAKITELNNHLTKAGGPVARSVAEQLVLLIAPLAPHIAEELWRLLGHTDSVVHQDFPVADPAYVVDETVTCVVQIKGKVRARLEVSPSITDADLEALALGDATVVSALGGAGIRKVIVRAPKLVNIVPV